gtgtgtgagctgccaGGCAGATGGTGTGTTGCGAAGGGAAGCTAATGACCTTGAAAGAGAGAGGGGCAAGAGAGAAGCTTGGTGACGGCAGGGGTCAGCTCCGTTTGAGGGTCAGGCGGGACGGGTGGGGGCAATTCTGCTCCTGCTTCCTTGCTGCATTTCCTTCACTTAACCAGTGTGCgcctttctcacacacacacacacacacacacacacacacacacttgcatggGGCgttaacacagtgacacaatgaACAGGGACTGGCTTGAGGCAGATTGAGCAAGGTGTTTCCTGTGACCTGGACGACTGCTGcgtcaacacaaacacacttgtctGGAACAACAGTCGCAAGGCGTGTGCGTGTCTGCTAACCGATTTGACTCTCTCCTCCTTCAGTTAGAGTTGATTAATTTGCCCcctgtttatatgtgtgtatgtaagtgTAAAGTGGTGTACTCAACTCTGTGATATTCATCCTTTATTTATGATCTGTTCATGGTTTATTCATGCCCTGGTGAAGCAGTTGCAGAGTGAATGAATATTGAATTAAAAGCATCTTGATGTTATTCATGTGCTAAGATATTTTGGATTAGATTGGGGCTTCAGGAATCCCCCTCgttgtgaaaacacacacacacacacacacacaccaaggtgttgtttttttgtgtttttaaattaatgcttttttaaattaatgttcctgttccttctgtgtgtttttttgcgTCCTGCAGGCCGTGCACTGCCCTGCTAtggaaaagatgaagagaatTAAGAAGCGCCTGTCGTTAACACTCCGCACCAGTCAGACCATCGACGAGTCCCTGTCTGAACTGGCTGAGCAGATGACCATTGAGGACGGCGGCACCAAAGACAATGGTGAGTGTTTGGCATGGTCTTGCTAAAACAAACAAGTCCTTCCATGAAAAGACGTCTGGTTGGCAGATTACGTTCCATGAAAACCCATATCGTTCAAATATTTGCAGTTACCCCTGCCGCGTGCAGTAATGCACCCACATACCGTcacagatgctgtttttttgAACTGTGCATTGACAACAGTTCAGAtggtctctctcctctttaaatgGAGAATGCAGTGTGCATGATTTTATCAGTTTATCTTAGACGAGCTTGGGCTCAGAGAAGGCCTTGATGTTTCTGGAAAGTGGTTATACAGtaggtgtttttttctttgcatagTAGAGTTCTAACTCGCATTTGTAGATGCAGCAGTTAACCATGTTCACTAACATATAGGGATTGACAATCACACCACATCAGTACAATTTTACACTGAGAGACATTATTATTGAGACATTGAATTTATTTACTCAAGCAGTCTTTCACGAAGTGGTGAACATTGTCTCATTCTTACTTTTAAAAGACCAATAAACCGAATCAGTTGTGAAATGTTCTACCAACTTTTCAAGTCTTCTGTTGCaacttttataaaacatttagctggcatcaaattaaaaataaatgaagtgaaatgaatcCATTTTGCTTTAAATAGTTATGGCTCAAATCTGTAAAATTTGAAGATAAAGAATATCAACATATAAGTCCTAGTGTAAATGTAGGACTGGAGATTTTAAGGACTAATTTCTCATTTTGTATTCCAGCGCAGGTCTGTCAGCAGGCATTTAAAAAGCACAGAGCCCTCACTATTTTGGTAGCTCTCAGGGGTATTTAAATTATAAAGCACTGAATTTGATGTAAGGAGAGTTCAGTGTCAGTAACAGCTGTAGCTTCCAGTGAGTAGCTCCCTGTCAGGTTATGTAACAGTAGTAAGAAGAAAGGAGCCTTTTGatcacccaaacacacactctcagatagCAGGTATATAGAGAACAAGTGTTcacacacagccaaacacacTCCAGTTGACTTCTCTTTGTTATGTAATGTCCTcccacagtacagtatgtctccACTGAGCTGCTGGTGTGATAGACACGTTCATTTCTCACCGCTGTTTttagaattaattatttttttgtttttatgtgtaaagAAATAAGTTTTAACTTACAAACAGGGAAAATGCAGTTGTCAATATAACTCAAACACGCTCAACTTGTAATGGTGAAATGTCTGACAAGCACCTAAGGGCAGCTAATTTGTGAGACTGACATGTGGGAACACAGAACAGACTGTTCTGAGATTAGGAGGTCGAACCAAAGCACATATCACATCATATGTCTGATGCAGTTTAGTCTGAAATGATTTGTGACCTTTTGATATAGGTGACTTGACAGTTAGTGTGCCCTTTGGagatttattgctttttttttgctgtagactagCACAAATGCCCCTTGGCTATAATTTCTCAGTACAACAatattttccttcctctctaCATATTAAAACCTCATGAATTAACTTCATAATTAGTTATTCCAAGATTTCTCAGACTTTATTTGGGGATTGTTGCAGCCTAAAATGCCAGATTTGTCTGCAATGTACTTGCAAAAATGCATATTTCCAGAAATAGAACCCTATTTCAGTTAGAGTTACAATGATTTTTGGtattgaaacatattttatgttactGCAACATTACAAAACTTTTAAGTAAATGTCAAATACAGTTCAGCATACATGAGAACTGATATTTTCTTCTGCTGTATATTAATCTGTGTTGAGGGTTCTTCATGGTTCATGAAGATTCATGGAGCATCTGATTTCCAGAAAAGCACAAATTCTTACACTTGTTCGtgttgtgttccagagccctTCATGAGGAATGGCCGCCCCCCCACCTCCCACAGCATGCACTCCTTTCTGCACCAGTACACTGGCTCCTTCAAGAAGCCCCCCCTCCGTCGGCCACACAGCGTCATCGGCGGCACCCTGGGATCCTTCATGGCAATGCCACGCAATGGCAGTCGCCTGGGTGAGATATGCACGCTtgttcacacacagcacatacacacatggaaGGAAGTGTGTAGCAGGGGAGCAGATGGCATCCGggaacaaagaggaaacatgtcATGGTCCTGAGATTTCCGCCCTCCTTCTTAGATTCACAAACACGTTCTTGGCCAGAGTGACTGGGTGTCTTTCGCATGAGATGAGACAGCTTCCCTCTAGTCGCCCTTAGCAGGGCTGTTTTCACCCGAGTGACAGCTGGATGGAGGATTCAGGCAAAACATGACACAGCCTCAGTGTGAACTGATTCATCACTGTCGATCTATAGCAGCAAGTCTTATACTTAGTGTTGGAAGGGAGACGACTCTGATGATTCAAGCAGGGAGTTGGGGCTGCCCGGAGGGTGATGATGTGATTCATGGAAATAAGGTGTTGTGGGTATAAAATTCTACCAGCCTTCAGGCTTTTTGAATATTTAGTCACGTAAAGCTTCATCTGTTTTGAAGGTTTAGGAGGGATGAGGTCTGGAGCACATGATTACAGCTAAAGCTTTTTGCAAGGTGAAGTGTTGCAATTAAAATTACTCTAGACCTAATATCCAACTAGATACTGTCTCACTGTGCTTACAGCATCttcacacaaatacacctgATGGTATGATGTGTTGCCAAAGTTTAAGTTACATTCACTGACAGATACAGTGATGAATTAcagatttattatttgataagcctgtatgatcatttacactttACTGTACCTGACAGATGTACCATAACCctaaacaaacactttttacCAGTCTGATATTTTTCCACATGACCAGGCAACAATAACTGGCATCTGTGCAAACAATCTGTTCAAATCAGTGTTAGAAGTTTGTTTGTAATGatttaatgtcattatttcGGTAAATATTTGGCCTCCAGGGATTCTCTAAGCTAATTTTTGTACTGGACCATGGCCTACATAGAGGGACTTGGATCTAAAAACAGGACAGTTAAATAGGACATTGATGCACCACATATTGCTGCTCCACTCTCTGAGCCGCATGCAGGAAGACAAGAAATGATGAGCAGGGAAAGAGAAAGATCATAAAGTTTCATTAGGTACAAAAAAAATCCCAAGATAGGGAAGGAAGTGAAGGAAGGACGTGTGAAGTTGATCAAGGAAGAAATATTAACAGTAGGTGGAGAAACAAAtcctttgaaaaaaaaaaaataggggATTTTTTCAGGGTGAGGAATCACAAAATATGATGGGGTGTGGTATGTGAAAGTAAAAGAAGGTTAAAAGGAAGAGAAAGTAGGGCACATGAGATCATTTGGAGCTTTTGAAGTGTGTCACCCTAAAAAGGTGCAGGTAGAGGAAGAATGCATATAATCAATAGCAGTGGAGTCACATAGATTGTCGCCTCTAAAAACCtttcaaaaaagaaagcaagagtCAAGAAAAAGGATAAATAAGCCGAGTGAACGCGAGGCATtggttatgtttttttgtggggGCAAGAATGAGTTATCTGAACGGTGTTCATTAAGAGAAAGTCACTGGGTAAGGAgataggaaagaaaaacagacattaatcTGGAATCAAGAATTATAGGACAAGTTGGAAATGTCTGTGAAGACTGTATGAACGAGAACGTTAGGTTAGGTACACATACAGGCTCAGTTACACACAGAATCACCTCTGGAATGCCACATATGGTCAACCACATCCTGAAACTCCCAGCAGCTCCAGTGTGGAGCGTGGTCAAAAGTAGCAACTTATCGCAAGAAGGTTAAAGTTAAAAcctttaaagctacagtaacaATTTTTTCAGATATGTGTAGCAGAAATATTATACAGGCTTAATGTGGAGAGGTTCTGTCGAAGTTTATTGATCCGGACTCGATGAACAGTCTGCCAGCAGAACTTGCCCTAAGGTTGACACAGGCAGCGTAGGGCTGTTGGTGAGTGTTTGTCGGCCTGCTCTGCTGGCGCTGGTCGGACCCCCATTGGCGAATGGATTCCAGTCAGTCATTCACAACTTCGTAACAGACATCTTCTCAATTAGAAGTAGGTATAAACCATCTCTAGTGAAAATAGTAAGCAAATGCTGCCAAGTGCTGCTTCTGTGGCATTTGATAAATCACTTTCGACCTGTTGAAACAGAGAGTTATGTCCTAAAGCTGCATTTTTTAAGACCTCGAAATGCTAAGAACATGGATGGTATTTGGAGAAATCACAGGAGATAGATGTTGGCAGATATTTTTTCtatggaaaaacagagacatgcaCAGTGGAATAAAACGAGTCAGACCTGCAGGAAAAATCTTGAAAACATTCTGATTTCTAAAAGTGGATCAGCATTTCCTATAATCTTTGGAGATGTTGGCATTTTGATGACCAACCAGATGACCACAGACAGGTTCACATTCTGGGGAAAGTGTGTCTTTGGGTTGTGGCTGCACCACAGAGTAATCAAGTAGCACTTTATGAAGTGAACTGTGTCAATTAGGTCCATGTATACAGTCAAGATGATTTAAAGTATAGACTAACATTTGTGAATAAGCACCTTTTAGTGTaatatttatagaaataatTTGGATTATCGTGTTTGAAATAATTGTACACAGTTAATCTCCTTCAACAGAAGGCTTACAGCTGAGATTTTTTCCtccttgtgttttctcctctctccactgcCTCCACATTTGATGACAGACTGCATGGTTGGAGGCGCTGACACACTGATGATAGAGAACTGCTGAACCATGGCTACttattaactgtgtgtgtgtgtgtgtgtgtgtgtgtgtgtgtgtgtgtgtgtaaaagaggGTGGGCGTGCGGTTTGTACATCAGCACGTTTGCTCCTGCTGTGCTATGGTAGCAGTGGTAGTTTTACTGCCGTGGAGGAAATGATGCAGGTTGTGGAGTGTTTAATCTTTGGCCTTGGGGGTTACAAGGGTCTGAGAGgagatgacagacagacagaggtcTGTGTAGAAATGCAATTTCAAAGCATCTTCATGAATTGATATGTTATTCAGGCTTAAGATCTGATGAAATATGTCTGGACTATTTATTTTAAGTACCATTACGTCCACCATTACTGAAGCTACTGCCAGTTCTAAAACCAGTGGTTTAGTACTGCCACAAGTTGACTGTTACTGAAATAACATTATTAAGaacatgtgtgtttctcttgaCTCATGTTTCTGTCGTGTAAATTAAAGACAAAGTTCTCTCATTAATATTGACTGTGAACTTGAGATGGAGGCGGACTATCTCTCACTTGAATTCAACCaattgttctttttgttctgttgatcATGTCCATAAGAAgtgttctctttttctgtgtgtttgctgtggacAAGTGTGTCTGCCTTGAATCGTTCCTGTACCCTCACTGGACAGCCCACCACCAGTTCAGAAGCCACTAATTAATAATAGATAAGCAGCTGAACACGTCTCTGCCTTCGGCATCTAGTTAGTATTatcttaaaatgattttatgtttgaCTGCAGTCAGTTAgcgctgtgctgtgtttttttttttaggaagtATTCAGGAATATTATTAGGAATATTCAAcagttaaataatttataatacaACAGAAGaataattgataataaaaagTGATTACTAGTAGTATTGTTAATCAGTATCAgtaaactattattttattctcaTGAAACATTTACCTCCTTCCTTACTCTTAAAACTACATTATAGTATAATACTAGACTACTATGTGTACATAAATGAtccttattaataataacaagaagGGTTTAAAGTCAAACGGTAACCTGTCCATGGCATTAAACAGCTCCAGGTATGATTTGAAATAAAGGGACAACTTTAAGTTGGTTCATCCGATGCCCTAATGCAATAatgtatttctgtatgtttactagtgtttaaatatattttattatttttctcctctcttaGACATTGTGCATGAGAACCTGAAGATGGGTTCTGACGGTGAGAGCGACCAGGCATCAGGAACATCTTCAGATGAGGTTCAGTCTCCAACCGGGGTGTGTCTGAGGAACAGGATCCACCGGCGGATCTCCATGGAGGTCAGATGCTTGCGCACACAAACCCAGTGTAGTTACACAAATACCTTACAGGGAGACTTGACAATATACCCTCATGCaccccctctcttctccttctgttcTGCTGTTCACATCCTCCTCCCCTTCTAGCCCTTGGCCTCAAGGGAGATCTAAGTTGGGAGGGGGGCGGTGTCTGGGTATCATGATACTGACAACAGCCGTGCCCCCTGAGGAGCAGAGCTGAGGCTGGTGAAGATGCTCAGTGTGATAATCTGTGCTGTAACCACAGCGATATTCCATTTTTATTGTACAACTGGAAACAGGGCACAGTTTTTACACAAAACTCCATGCCCTCCAGTTAGCCGTTTCCACGCTTTGTTCCTATTTTCTGGCTGCAGACACACCTATTTTTATCCAAAGACTGAACAAGCGTTAAGTTCAAAGATGATACGGTGGTGTCGATGGCCACAGGGTAAACTggacagtttaaaagaaaaacaagttaaaatgataaaaaaaaaaaaaatctcatgaTTACCAGGGAGATTTTTGGCCTACTTAGAATTTCACAGTggttttttaagaaaatgttgCTCCGAGCAACAATTTCTCAGACCTTTAGTGTATTGGCTCACTAGTGATTATTTAAGCTAGAAATGGTTCTAAACCTCTATGGGAATAAAATTATGCTGGAAAAATGTTGACTTTGAGTTGGGTAGGGTTAGTTTACCCTACCTTGCAATAAATAAATCCCAGTccatcatctttgtctttatgaaTGGTGAAGCAGGTGGTGGTGTGGTTTTGTAAGTGCAGTGTCTCACCCTGGAGACCTCCTGCCACCTGCTGGCAGTGGAAGGTACATGACAAAAGTAtcgctcatacacacacacatacatacgcTGACCTATTTATTTGCTCATTTCAAGTGAACAAGAAGCACAAGGATGTGGTGACAAGTTcacctgccacacacacacacacacacacacacgtacgtaAGCTCTATTATAAAAGCGTAGGTGCACTGCTCTTCTTGTGGTTCCGTTCGATGACGCTGAAGGTTTTAATGAAGCTGTATTGTGTCGATAAGGAGGTTTAGAACACCGCGTACTCTCACATAGCAACTCTTGCTAAAAGACAAaccttctgtctctgtatctcttgATGCGCCACAGTTTGTTCCCAGGACTGAAAGTGGACTGAAAACACGTATTATTAtacaaccaaaaaacaaaaagaaacagatacagtaacagtacataGTTGAGCCTCCgcctccatgtttcacagtgtgaaggcttcattttctcttctaggaacatagagctgatgtgaccaAACAATCCTCATTTTAGGAAACTGTTTGTCTTTCAAATGTGGGATGTTTTTCCATGGAACCCCAGTTTCACTCAGAAAGTGACATTTTATATGGTGAAACTCAACACTGATGTAATTTGACCTCGGAGGTCAGCTTGGATTTGTTTAGAAGGttatcttgtttttgtttctttttccattgTTGAAGTCTTTGGTTCATTGTGAGCTCAATTTTCCATTTGTGGCTGCATGCTGGGACACTGTCTATGCTTTCCTGGATCTTAAACATCTAATAACAATATTAGCTGTGGTCACAGAAACACCAAGCAGCTTGGAGAGGGTTTTGTAGCCTTTATCTTAACTGTGCTTGGCAGTATTTTTATCCTTATCTCATTAGAcaccttcctttcttccttttcttgtcTGTGTTCAGTGAGGTGTACACAATGATTACAAACAGCAGAGTGACTACTTTTCTCCATTTAGATAGGCTGATAATGCGATCGAAGGCAATTCAATAGTTTCTAACCACTTCTAAAAGGATCCATAAAGAATAAGAACAAGAATTCAGCTTTATAGAACTTCTTTGTTTAATTCAATCCAAAAGCTTCAGGGTAACATGATTTCATCGTCTCACCTCAAAAAGATAAGAATCATTCAAGTGGTGTAACTGAATGCAGATGGGCTGTAGATTCAATACAGGTTTGGCATGATCTAAGAGTGCTTTAATGTCAGTAACGGCATAAAAGCAGACAACAAACTCCTGTACAATCTGAGGGGACAGTATAAATGCTGTAGAGTGATGCACAATgagttttaaaatgctgttttacatCAGAGACAAGCAGCACAGAGTCGTCCTTTATAATACTTCCCATCTTCCAGATGGAAATATGCTCAACATAATAGCTTTTATTTGAACTCTCAGGTGTCATAATACCTACATCTTGTCTGAGCAGCATTGTCATAGAGGACAAAGAACTACAGTGGTAAAATGAGGAAATGAGACAGTGATATTTGAAGAGACGCCGAAGTTAAAAGCACAATACAATAACCTACAGAAGTGATGAATCCCTGCTTTATACTCATTCCAGTCCTCCTTCAGTCAGCATTACATAAGTGTATCACTATCCGATGTGgtattacagtatttctgtcCTAAAATAGATACAATCAGCCCTCCACAGCAATAAGATATTAGCTGTGTAACAGTAACACTGAcagcctgcagacacagactgacgttaataataaagatgaagataaagatATGTCCGATTGTCCCGGTCGTTTGTTTGCCGGCATGTGTTCTCATAATTGCAATCTGATTTGTGCTCAAACAGGCTTTTGCTTTTCAGCTGCAGTCACGCTTCAGCACGGcgccctttttatttttaccctcCATAAGATGATCGACCTGAtctcttgtcttctctctgtgagagcaggaggagatgaGAGCGAGTTATTTCAGACACTGTGTATGaacgtgtgtgtgggtggattcAGTAGCCCACATTGTCTCTTGCCTGCTGCTGAAACATACTCCTCACTGCATATAGACATGAGGCATATAGCAGTAAATTTTAGCACCCTGTGCCACCATTGCAGAAagataactgtgtgttttgcaaTCACAAGCTCGTGTGGTTAATTAATAGTAAGCGCGGCAAAATTTGCTCttgctgtagttgttgtttctaAATACCTTCTTCTCTTATTCACTTACTCAAAGAAACATCATCAATTTAATCCTTAATAGTGTTTTTCTGATGTCTGTGCTTTACAGGACCTCAACAAGCGTTTGTCGCTGCCTGCTGACATCCGAATTCCTGATGGTTAcctggagaagctgcagctcagcagccCACCCTTCGACCAGCCGCTCAGCCGGCGCTCCCGCCGAGCTTCgctggtcagtgtgtgtgagacgtgtgtttgtgtctgtgcaccTTTATGTGCGCTACCTTTATTGCTTAGTGCTCTCATTCCTGTTACCAGACTCCCACTGTACCGGTTACCATGGCAACTGGCCCGATGTGAGCCTAGCAAGGATTAATCTGGAGTCATAAGCGCTCACCACCTTTAGCCAATCAAATTAGATCACAAAACTCTGTGTGCTGTGGTGTGATTTCACAGCTTTGTTGCAGATTTTCACAcgtaaaaaaaaagttattgaTGCAAAATAGACAAAGCTTCTTGCTCATTGTATAAGATGATATAAACTACACTAGTCTTCTTAAATGCATAGCAGCTGTTACACAGAAGTTTAAATGTTCATCTGTGGGACGCAATTAGTTTTCACCATTAAAAGTATGCCAAACTAGTTCTTAGCCATTCCTGTTTGCAGTGTTTCCACAGATATACAGATAACTATGACTCCATTTGATACTGAAGAAAACTTCAAAACACGATTTTTCGTTTTGTTGCTTTGAACTTAGAAGAGAATGACATCCTTAGGCAGTCAGGCTCTAAGCTTTACAGTTTGGAAACCTCTGATCTATCACATTgcctaaaactaaaaaaacaagcGAGCCTGAAGAGGCACAGAGATCAGCAGTAACAAAATAATTCACCGCTAACACAGCTGCGTAAGGTTTTGAACTACGTGAAGAGTTATCTTAAGGTTTAGGGCAAATTCAGTTCCCAATTGCAGAAAAATGACAGCCTCACTTTTGAACCTGTAATTTAAATTAACcttgattctgtttttcttttcctctatcATATCCTCAGTCGGAGATAGGCTTTGGGAAACTGGAGACGTACATTAAGCTGGACAAGTTGGGAGAGGTGAGGAACTCTTCAAGTCTCATCCAATGCGGCAGTAACAACGTAAAGTATGCTTCACAGCTATGCTTGAGTCAGTAAAATTGAACCTGTATTGTGTGGTTGTTTTAGGGAACTTATGCCACAGTATTCAAAGGCCGCAGCAAGCTAACGGACAACCTGGTGGCGCTGAAGGAGATTCGGCTGGAGCATGAGGAGGGGGCGCCATGCACAGCAATTAGAGAAGGTAATCAGTGTCTTCTCCATTCTATACTGCTCATCAACAAAACCCATTTTCATCAGTACTGGTGATTGGAGGTGAAACTGTAGTCCAGTGTTTAAAGGATCACTTCAGACTTGTGCTTCCACCCCAGCACATTGGAGGTGCAAAGTGTTTTTCGTTGTGTAAACGTCTGTCTGTCTATGTCTGCAGTGTCACTACTGAAGGACCTCAAACATGCCAACATCGTGACGCTACACGACATCGTCCACACTGACAAGAGCCTCACGCTTGTCTTCGAGTACCTGGTAGGAGTTTGCCCGTGTTCTCAGTCCGTTATAGTCTCAGAGGACATTAGCgtattaattttaattcaatAACAAGCAGATTGATTTAGTCAGAAAGACGAAGTGAACGTGTgtagaaaaagagacagaatataaaatatttaaatatgtgaatGTAGAGATTTTCTGTACCGACTGTCTGTCTGATCTCCTCGTCTCTTTTTGTAGGATAAGGATCTGAAGCAGTACATGGATGACTGTGGAAACATAATGAGTATGCACAATGTGAAGGTGAGGTCGACCtataatgtttctgtgtgtacatactgtgtatgtttgtctatTGTGTGTACTGTAATGTCGTAGTTATTGTGCAGCGTGACTTTACTAAAGTTTCATAGTGATATATTTTGTTCTCTGTGAAAATGAGGCCCTTTAAACCAACAAAGTACTTAGAATGAAAGGATGCGGTTCTTGTATTTGAAAAGGTATATTAATAACATCAAATGTTTCCTTCATATCGTTCCAGATCTTCCTGTTCCAAATTTTGCGAGGGCTGTCATATTGTCATAAGAGGAAAGTTCTCCACAGGGACCTGAAGCCCCAGAATCTTCTCATCAACGAGAGAGGAGAACTCAAACTGGCCGATTTCGGTAAGTGGagccgcagcagcagctgatCTGTTGCAGCGGAAAGTGGAGAAGCAGAAGTCTTCCTGTTGTCCGTGGACGCGGAAAAGCTTTtgaaaaaacactgctgctttccTGTGCACAAatcctactgtgtgtttgtgtctgcaggtcTGGCGAGGGCCAAGTCTGTCCCAACTAAAACATACTCCAACGAGGTGGTGACCCTGTGGTACCGGCCTCCTGATGTTCTCCTGGGATCCTCTGAGTATTCAACACAGATCGACATGTGGTATGTTGTGAGCCTCACGCAACTGATGCTGCTTTGTAGAGCTGCTCTGTTGTCTGCGttcttgaaaaataaaaaaaactgtgattgtgtgtgtttgcaggggTGTTGGTTGTATATTCTATGAGATGGCTGCAGGTCGGCCGCTGTTCCCCGG
The window above is part of the Anabas testudineus chromosome 23, fAnaTes1.2, whole genome shotgun sequence genome. Proteins encoded here:
- the cdk17 gene encoding cyclin-dependent kinase 17 — translated: MEKMKRIKKRLSLTLRTSQTIDESLSELAEQMTIEDGGTKDNEPFMRNGRPPTSHSMHSFLHQYTGSFKKPPLRRPHSVIGGTLGSFMAMPRNGSRLDIVHENLKMGSDGESDQASGTSSDEVQSPTGVCLRNRIHRRISMEDLNKRLSLPADIRIPDGYLEKLQLSSPPFDQPLSRRSRRASLSEIGFGKLETYIKLDKLGEGTYATVFKGRSKLTDNLVALKEIRLEHEEGAPCTAIREVSLLKDLKHANIVTLHDIVHTDKSLTLVFEYLDKDLKQYMDDCGNIMSMHNVKIFLFQILRGLSYCHKRKVLHRDLKPQNLLINERGELKLADFGLARAKSVPTKTYSNEVVTLWYRPPDVLLGSSEYSTQIDMWGVGCIFYEMAAGRPLFPGSTVEDELHLIFRLLGTPTEENWPGISSIEEFKSYNFPKYKPQPLINHAPRLDGEGIELLLAFLRYESKKRISADEAMKHSYFRQLGMRVHTLPENVSIFTLKEVQLQRDPGYRSSSYPESGNGKINRRQSMLF